The following proteins are co-located in the Microplitis demolitor isolate Queensland-Clemson2020A chromosome 3, iyMicDemo2.1a, whole genome shotgun sequence genome:
- the LOC103570352 gene encoding uncharacterized protein LOC103570352 encodes MLKNDKKQLYALVQWVGRNHDKTYTPSIPIEWIMDFDLQRYLTEKENLEESYIVLWRQGKIETWKNYDAYVIEVSHSCKNLEREIVRLEGIVSPLKVKRNGQNNFVPKRAKKSATDSTNKRTLENDYDTESEIISLIQVHTKKPKIVKENRKKDCSSVKKNNNSYDKSSCSDNHDIFIEDDDNDTDFITMSKKVLKDNQQIKDGLNLLFNEIQEIKVAQNELKRDDGKARNPNNAENEQVEIGHPGSNVHVTRQHYETANSRDNFIKMTISLINALFSKETLIQSNCYGEKSRIQKDAPTRPGLNPINIDAVKDTVKSKFPREYKRGLFGMAINDYLNDLRRLQKQFNIIDDGDNVNDNKSNDGDSS; translated from the exons ATGTTGAAAAATGACAAGAAACAGTTATATGCACTCGTACAATGGGTAGGGAGGAATCATGATAAGACTTATACTCCTAGTATCCCGATCGAATGGATCATGGATTTCGATTTACAGCGCTatttgacagaaaaagaaaatttagaagAAAGCTATATTGTTCTGTGGCGACAAGGAAAGATAgaaacatggaaaaattatgaTGCCTATGTAATCGAGGTCTCgc attcctgtaaaaatttagaaagAGAAATAGTAAGATTGGAAGGGATAGTGTCTCCACTGAAAGTAAAAAGAAATGgtcaaaataatttcgttCCAAAACGAGCCAAAAAATCTGCTACTGATAGTACTAATAAAAGAACTCTTGAAAATGATTACGATACAGAATCAGAAATTATATCG cTGATTCAAGTTCATACAAAAAAGCCTAAAATTGTTAAAGAAAATCGAAAGAAAGATTGTTcctctgttaaaaaaaacaacaatagtTACGATAAAAGCAGTTGCAGTGATAACcatgatattttcattgaagACGATGATAATGACACGGATTTTATTACGATGagcaaaaaagttttgaaag ATAATCAACAGATTAAAGATGgtctcaatttattatttaatgaaatacaGGAAATTAAAGTTGCTCAGAATGAACTAAAACGAGATGATGGCAAAGCAAGAAATCCAAATAATGCTGAGAAtgaacaa gTGGAAATCGGTCATCCAGGTAGTAATGTTCATGTCACACGCCAACACTATGAAACTGCAAATAGTCGCgacaattttatcaaaatgacAATTTCTCTTATCAACGCCTTATTTTCAAAAGAGACCCTCATCCAAAGTAATTGCTACGGTGAAAAGAGTAGAATTCAAAAAGATGCTCCAACTCGACCTGGATTAAATCCAATAAATATTGATGCCGTGAAAG acaCTGTCAAAAGCAAGTTTCCTCGTGAATACAAGCGTGGTTTATTTGGGATGGCcataaatgattatttgaaTGATTTGCGTCGTTTGCAAAAGCAGTTCAATATTATTGACGATGGTGATAATGTTAATGATAATAAGAGTAATGATGGAGACTCTtcataa